The segment AGCCGTTGAGGCGTGCGAACCAAAAAATGTAAAATCCACATCTTTGAAATTCGCTCTTATATTGGCTATTGCAGCGCTACTCATAACTCCATCGCCAAGCCAAGTTGGCAACTCAATGAATATTTTCACTAATTACCTTTGCTATCTCATTTATGCTTTTATCTGCTGTGAAATTTTTGGCTAGATTTATATTTTTAGTTGATATTTCAAGCATTAAATTATGATCATTAAGAAGATTATCGATATATTTAGCTGTTTCATCTATGGATTTTACGATAAACTCATCATCCAAAATCTCGCTAGCGCCGTTACTATCACTGCTAAAACATACGCAACCATAGCTCAAAGCTTCTAAAATTTGAGTGCTAAATGAGTTATAAAGCGAAGGCAGGGCAAATATATCAGCAGCCTCATAATAGCGATTTAGCGTTTTGGGGGTGGATTTGAAAATTGCTCTAATATTTGATTTATTGGCTAGTTTTTTATATTTTGCGATGGATTTATCGCTACTGATGATTATAGCATTAAATTTGCTTTGAATTTGGGCTAATAACTCTATGAATTTATCTATTCCATCTTTTTTTAGATCATTTGAGACAAATAGGATAATTGGCAATTCTATATCGATGCCAAGCTCTTTGCTTAATTCTAATTTGGCGCTACCTTTTTGAATTTGAGTTGGTAGGTTGATTCCTGGATATATGGTGGTGATTTTGCCTGGTTTTATATCGTAGATTGTCTCTAATTGATAGCGAGTTAAATTTGAGTTTGTTATGATTTTTATAGAGTTATTTATGCAGTTTTTTTCGACTATGGTATTTATGATTTTAAGCGGATTTAAAAACCAAAATTTATCTAATTTTTTATATATTTGCCAAACTCCATCAAAAGCCAAATATATATCAGCACTATCAAATCTATCTAAGCAGATATAGAAATTATCATTTTTTTGTTTTTTGGCTAGCTTGTTGATTTTAAGAAGTTTTGTAGCCTTGATATTATCGTAGTTCTTGCTACTAGCCTTAAAGCCTTTTGCGTTTAAAATGGCCTTTAATCGCTCTATAAATCTTTGGTTTTTGGTGGTGAAGTTAAACTCTAATATCTCTATATTTTTCATAATTTTATTTTAGCATAGCTAGGCTTATAAATTGGTTTATATTTCTAAATTTAGCTAATAAAGTGATTTTTGATCTCATTTATAATCCAGTTTATATCTAAGGAGTTTAGACAATCGCTAATTTGTGAGTCATTACAGCCCTCTTTGCCGCATGGGACGCATTTTAGAGTGCTTTGGATCACTGTGTGGCGACCCATTTTTTGAATTCCATTTTTGTTTTGATAATAGCTTTTAAACTTAGAGTTATCCCAAGGCCCCCACACGCCAGTATAGCTAGGCCCAAATAGCGCTATACAAGGGATATTATTTGCCGCAGCAATATGCATTATAGCAGTATCAACACCGATATAAAGATCTGATTGAGAGCTTAAAAACGCCACTTGATCTAAGGTTAAATTCCCCATAAATACAATTGGTTTTGATGCGCACAAAGATAAAATATGCCCCATTCTATCTATCTCATTTTGATTTTTATCACAGGTTAAAACCACTCTTTTATCTAGCTTAAGCTCACAAAAATCAATAATTTTAGCCATAATCTCATCGCTAAGGCATTTATAATTAAATCTAGCCATTGGATGAATATGTATGAAATTTGGCGGCAAATTTAAATCATAATTTTTAAAATACAAACTCACTTTTGTGCTTAAAATTTCTTTATTAAGGGCGGTTATAGCGGATAAATTTTGCATTACGATGTGGCCTGATGGATTAGAGATATTTGTGATAAATTTGTTTAAAATTTGGCTATTGCTTTTATGTGAGACTATGGTTTTAGCTCCGCAAAATTTAGCTAAAAATATCCCACGATCGCTCATTTCGGTATTTATCACGATATCGAATTTCTCTTTTCTTAATCTAAGGGCGTATTTGATCTCAAGCCAAAGTTTTTTAAATATATTTGATTTATTGATTGAA is part of the Campylobacter lanienae NCTC 13004 genome and harbors:
- a CDS encoding glycosyltransferase family 4 protein, with amino-acid sequence MKNIEILEFNFTTKNQRFIERLKAILNAKGFKASSKNYDNIKATKLLKINKLAKKQKNDNFYICLDRFDSADIYLAFDGVWQIYKKLDKFWFLNPLKIINTIVEKNCINNSIKIITNSNLTRYQLETIYDIKPGKITTIYPGINLPTQIQKGSAKLELSKELGIDIELPIILFVSNDLKKDGIDKFIELLAQIQSKFNAIIISSDKSIAKYKKLANKSNIRAIFKSTPKTLNRYYEAADIFALPSLYNSFSTQILEALSYGCVCFSSDSNGASEILDDEFIVKSIDETAKYIDNLLNDHNLMLEISTKNINLAKNFTADKSINEIAKVISENIH
- a CDS encoding glycosyltransferase family 9 protein, producing MKILVIKFRFIGDVLLTTPLISNLKAHYPDASIHFALNSGTQAVIENNPQIDKIHIYERNSINKSNIFKKLWLEIKYALRLRKEKFDIVINTEMSDRGIFLAKFCGAKTIVSHKSNSQILNKFITNISNPSGHIVMQNLSAITALNKEILSTKVSLYFKNYDLNLPPNFIHIHPMARFNYKCLSDEIMAKIIDFCELKLDKRVVLTCDKNQNEIDRMGHILSLCASKPIVFMGNLTLDQVAFLSSQSDLYIGVDTAIMHIAAANNIPCIALFGPSYTGVWGPWDNSKFKSYYQNKNGIQKMGRHTVIQSTLKCVPCGKEGCNDSQISDCLNSLDINWIINEIKNHFIS